tcccatatataaatctttacctccggaccattccggaactcctcgtgacgtccgggatctcatccaggactcccaacaacattcggtaactgcacactaattcccataacaactctagcgtcaccgaaccttaagtgtgtagaccctacggattcgggaatcatgcagacatgaccgagacagctctctggccaataaccaacagcgggatctggatacccatgttggctcccacatgttccacgatgatctcatcggatgaaccacgatgtcaagaattcaagcaatcccgtatacaattccctttgtcaatcggtacgttacttgtccgagattcgatcgtcggtatcccaatacctcgttcaatctcgttaccggcaagtcactttactcgtttcgtaatgcatgatcccatgactaactacttagtcacattgagctcattatgatgatgcattaccgagtgggcccagagatacctctccgtcacacggagtgacaaatcccagtctcgattcgtgccaacccaacagacactttcggagatacccgtaatgctcctttatagccacccagttacgttgtgacgtttggcacacccaaagcattcctacggtatccgggagttgcacaatctcatggtctaaggaaatgatacttgacattagaaaagcttttagcaaacaaactacacgatcttgtgctatgcttaggattgggtcttgtccatcacatcattctcctaatgatgtgatcccgttatcaatgacatccaatgtccatggtcaggaaaccataaccatctattgatcaacgtgctagtcaactagaggctcactagggacatgttgtggtctatgtattcacacatgtcttacggtttccagttaatacaattatagcatgaacaatagacaattatcatgaacaagaaaatataataataaccattttattattgcctctagggcatatttccaacaaaaccgtgcctccacgagaagcaaatccgTGCTTCTtgtgaaaggaaaaaaagaaaacacgttttttttcgtggtgcctcttgcggaagcaaaaccatacCTCTCACGAttcatgcctctcgcgaaagaaaaagaaaaaaaatattttttttcgttTCTGAAAGGCATGGCCGTGCCTTTTGCGAAAGGTAAAAAAAAAACACatcctttttgtttccaagaggcatgactatgcctctcgcggaagcaaatcgaCTAAACCgcgtctctcgcggaagcaaacaaAAACACATTTTTATGcgtaaaataaaatttatttattttatctaaaAGTTAAGAAAGATCGGCTaaaaaccgaaaagaaaaaaaccaaaaaaacatctaaaaagccaaaaacacgTGGAAAAAATCAAGGATCCAGGAGCCACGGGCACACCGCCCACGACCTAGCAGCATCCAGCAAAATCAAGGTACATGTCagtcaaatcctcaatattttgctaaGCCAGTTCATGTACTGTTAGttaattactactccctctgtaccacAATACTTGTTGCTGGGGAAACTTTTATTAGTTTTCCTCAACTACAAgtatttcggtacagagggagtacaattcaTGTGCTGTTAGCTGCTGTTAATTGATGTGGTATCCAATACAACTTATTTGCCGATCTATAAAAAATAAGAGTACGAATATGATCATGCAAGTAGTTCAAGCACTCCTCTTGTTGAACCTAAAGCTGTCCCAGTTAAGGATTTAGATCCCCTTCCCTTAACTACATGTGCTAAAAAGATTCAAATTTGATCTtttttgagaaaaatccagaaaatattCCAGTAAATATTACGTGTACCTAGTAGTAATTTGGACGACAGGATCCAGAGATAatgagtactccctctgttcacttttataagtcctTGAAGACATTTTAGACAGTGTGCAAAGCAGTCTATTttcagttgtctgaaacgacttacaaaagtgaacggagggagtattttttttttcaaaaggcGTTTCGTTTTCTCGCTGCTAACTTTGAGTCCACCCTACATTTTCTTCCTGGATTCGCCACTGGCCCCAGACAATCTTGTTTAGTTCCGCCACAGTCAAGTTTGCTTTGGTCTATGAGCTCCACCTATATTTTGTCTTGTCTTGGCTGCTGCTGACCTGTACTGATCACTAAACCAAACACATTGATTACTAGAACTAATATATATAATCTTGTATCATTTGGTTTTTACTAGGGAATGTAGGAACCAGAGCCATTAGCACCAATCAGAAGAGACTCTGTGTTGAGCTGGTTCTTGCCATGCCATGGGTGGATGTTGGTAGATTCCGGGCTTTGGCAATACATGGGTGATACTAGAAGGAACTCAAGGAAGTATCTGCAATTGGTTATGGTTTCATCTTGCTGCTGTTAGCTATTATTATTTAGCAACTGTGATATTCAGCACCCAGGCTGGCTAATTTCTTGTCCTACCACCGGATGTCTCAGCTGAGTCTCTGGCGCCGCCACGGTGCTAAGAGAGCCCCGCAATTACTCCTTCCTTGTAGATTATCGTTATCATCAGTTACACACTTGAATCGAGATCTTAACAGTATTGACCTCACGAAGGAGGAAGAAGCGTCAGCAGCGCAGATCAGGAGTTCCCTTTTGAAGGCACGCAATGGAAATGTGCAGGATTTGGTTCAGTCCCTTGGGGTTGACTGTCCGGGAATTCAGCTTACAAGTAACACTGTGGACAGCTTGTTGTGTAAGTTTGGGGATGACTGGAAATCTGCTTTTGGTCTATTTCAGTGGGCACAGTTGAGTGGCAATTACAAGCACACGGCATATGCTTGTAGTCGGATGATCGACTTGCTTGGGAAGATGAGGCAGATTGACCGGATGTGGGATCTATTGTCTGACATGCACTGCAGAGGCCTTGTGACTGTCGAGACAGCTGCGAAGAGCATCAGGAGGCTGGCAGGTGCAAGGAGATGGAAGGATGCTGTCATGTTGTTCGATAAGCTGGAGGACATGGGGCTGGAGAGGAATACAGAGACTATGAACGTTCTGCTTGATGCACTTTGGAAAGAAAAGAAGGTTGAAGTAGCACGCAAGGTCTTTCTCGTGCTCAGTCCGCACATTCAGCCTGATgcatacacattcaacattttcgTCCATGGCTGGTGCAGTGCACGTAGAATCGAGGAGGCAAAGTGGACAATTGAGGAAATGAAAGCCCGGGGGTTTGCGCCTTCAGTTATCACCTACACTGCTGTCCTTGAAGCTTACTGCAAGCAACACAATTTTAGGATGGTCTATGAAATTCTTGATTGGATGTGTTCTGAAGGCTGCCATCCAAACGTCATTACTTACACTATGATCATGACCTCACTGTCAAAATGCCATATGTTCGAAGAAGCTCTGAGTGTATCTCATAGAATGAAGTCCTCTGGCTGTAAGCCCGATACGTTGTTCTACAATTCCTTGATTAACGTGCTCGGTAATGCGGGCTATCTGTCTGAAGCTTCCCAGGTATTTCAAGTGGAGATGCCAATGAATGGCGTGCCCCGTAGTTTGGCTACCTATAACACCATGATATCAATCTTTTGCCAGAAAGACCGAGATGAAGATGCTCTCAATGTGCTGAAAGAAATGGAGGCGCACTCTTGTAAGCCTGATCTTCAGACATATCGGCCACTTCTCAGACTGTTTTTGAGTAGAAGAGGCCAAGCTGATTCCATTCGGAACTTGTTGAATgagctgatcaataaacaaagtcTATGTTTAGATGTGGATACATACAGTCTTCTGATCCATGGTCTTTGTAGGGTGGGTGAGACTGACTGGGCATATCAACTGTTTGAAGAGATGGTTGGTAGTGAGATAGTGCCTAGGTATAAAACATGGGAGTTGCTTTTGGATGAAGCACAAAGGAAAAACATGGAGGGTCGTGTCGAAAGAATTCGAAGTTACATGTCTTGTTTTGGTATTTCTGTTTAATTGGATGAATTATATTCCTACATGATTGATTTTCCAGTGGTCAGCTGATAGCGTTATTTGGCATTACTTTGACAACTAATGAGGCAATGCTTTAAAACATTTGTGCCCATTATACGACATACCACACACTATAATTGAGTTCCTCACTTGACAAAGCAAACATTAATCCCTGTGCATTGGTATGTCGTCACTTATCAGCATATAAAACCACAGGTTTAATCTTGATCGTTCTCCGAGTATTATAGGGTAAAAGATCAGGATCGGGCAACCGAGCTGACGCGCCATGTCGCATGTGGGGTGTCAtctactccctctccctctattcctaaatataaatctttttaaagattccaataaatgactacatacggagtaaaatgaatgaacctacactctaaaatatgtctatatacatccgtatgtagtttatattaaAATGTCTGAAAAGACTTAtattagaacggagggagtatctcgcgAAAAGGTAACT
Above is a window of Triticum aestivum cultivar Chinese Spring chromosome 6B, IWGSC CS RefSeq v2.1, whole genome shotgun sequence DNA encoding:
- the LOC123137388 gene encoding pentatricopeptide repeat-containing protein At3g04130, mitochondrial-like; this translates as MSQLSLWRRHGAKRAPQLLLPCRLSLSSVTHLNRDLNSIDLTKEEEASAAQIRSSLLKARNGNVQDLVQSLGVDCPGIQLTSNTVDSLLCKFGDDWKSAFGLFQWAQLSGNYKHTAYACSRMIDLLGKMRQIDRMWDLLSDMHCRGLVTVETAAKSIRRLAGARRWKDAVMLFDKLEDMGLERNTETMNVLLDALWKEKKVEVARKVFLVLSPHIQPDAYTFNIFVHGWCSARRIEEAKWTIEEMKARGFAPSVITYTAVLEAYCKQHNFRMVYEILDWMCSEGCHPNVITYTMIMTSLSKCHMFEEALSVSHRMKSSGCKPDTLFYNSLINVLGNAGYLSEASQVFQVEMPMNGVPRSLATYNTMISIFCQKDRDEDALNVLKEMEAHSCKPDLQTYRPLLRLFLSRRGQADSIRNLLNELINKQSLCLDVDTYSLLIHGLCRVGETDWAYQLFEEMVGSEIVPRYKTWELLLDEAQRKNMEGRVERIRSYMSCFGISV